The following is a genomic window from Epinephelus moara isolate mb chromosome 17, YSFRI_EMoa_1.0, whole genome shotgun sequence.
gcaggtttgttcattaaacattacaagttcattattaataatataactgcagctttgttcaataaatattcagtctgtcgACGTTTAAAAGCcacgttagcttctctggtgtcgttagcttcccTGGTGCCGTTAGCTATTTCTCCTTCTggctgtcatgtttttttttctttggataTGTAATAGGACAAACATGCTCTTTAACAATTTAGTGGGATTTCTTAACTCATAAGGGACACAGGTAATGTGTTTACTTCCTGTAAATAGAGTAGTAAATCTGATGTCCatatatgtattttgtatttatctgttttaaCAAATCTGTAGCATATTTTCCTGTATCATAATACATGTCTCAGGattacactcaccagccactttattaggtacatttTGGTAGAACCGGGTTGGATCCCCTTTTTAACTTCTTTAACTCCGTTTGGACGCCGGCGTCtgcgctccctccctccctcctctgttaaatggtatctcacaggcgcactacgtcatcaaaccatgtgatgtttggtatcaccagattcaggaagctctcagTTTCCTGAATCTggcatcgtttttcttttattccttatggATTTTGCACCAgggcagcctaaacacacaaagtccaaaagcgcgatgagtggtgacaagtcatgtcatgccgttcttcaaggggaaaagttaaaggattactcgcgatctcatGCGGAGCCGTCAGTGGCCGGGCAAGTACTTCCcaaatctacttgccccatcTAAATTCTGACTTGCTCTGCCTAAGAGGTTCTTATTCTAgctgtgtggtgcatattttcGCTCATGACTTATATGTTACATGAGCAGAGACgctcagccaatggaggcagcagcacataaaaaagcagcacactgcaactggcccctccgaggacagaaacaggagaggaaatacacNNNNNNNNNNNNNNNNNNNNNNNNNNNNNNNNNNNNNNNNNNNNNNNNNNNNNNNNNNNNNNNNNNNNNNNNNNNNNNNNNNNNNNNNNNNNNNNNNNNNNNNNNNNNNNNNNNNNNNNNNNNNNNNNNNNNNNNNNNNNNNNNNNNNNNNNNNNNNNNNNNNNNNNNNNNNNNNNNNNNNNNNNNNNNNNNNNNNNNNNNNNNNNNNNNNNNNNNNNNNNNNNNNNNNNNNNNNNNNNNNNNNNNNNNNNNNNNNNNNNNNNNNNNNNNNNNNNNNNNNNNNNNNNNNNNNNNNNNNNNNNNNNNNNNNNNNNNNNNNNNNNNNNNNNNNNNNNNNNNNNNNNNNNNNNNNNNNNNNNNNNNNNNNNNNNNNNNNNNNNNNNNNNNNNNNNNNNNNNNNNNNNNNNNNNNNNNNNNNNNNNNNNNNNNNNNNNNNNNNNNNNNNNNNNNNNNNNNNNNNNNNNNNNNNNNNNNNNNNNNNNNNNNNNNNNNNNNNNNNNNNNNNNNNNNNNNNNNNNNNNNNNNNNNNNNNNNNNNNNNNNNNNNNNNNNNNNNNNNNNNNNNNNNNNNNNNNNNNNNNNNNNNNNNNNNNNNNNNNNNNNNNNNNNNNNNNNNNNNNNNNNNNNNNNNNNNNNNNNNNNNNNNNNNNNNNNNNNNNNNNNNNNNNNNNNNNNNNNNNNNNNNNNNNNNNNNNNNNNNNNNNNNNNNNNNNNNNNNNNNNNNNNNNNNNNNNNNNNNNNNNNNNNNNNNNNNNNNNNNNNNNNNNNNNNNNNNNNNNNNNNNNNNNNNNNNNNNNNNNNNNNNNNNNNNNNNNNNNNNNNNNNNNNNNNNNNNNNNNNNNNNNNNNNNNNNNNNNNNNNNNNNNNNNNNNNNNNNNNNNNNNNNNNNNNNNNNNNNNNNNNNNNNNNNNNNNNNNNNNNNNNNNNNNNNNNNNNNNNNNNNNNNNNNNNNNNNNNNNNNNNNNNNNNNNNNNNNNNNNNNNNNNNNNNNNNNNNNNNNNNNNNNNNNNNNNNNNNNNNNNNNNNNNNNNNNNNNNNNNNNNNNNNNNNNNNNNNNNNNNNNNNNNNNNNNNNNNNNNNNNNNNNNNNNNNNNNNNNNNNNNNNNNNNNNNNNNNNNgtgttgttggttcagagatggtcttctgcagaccttggttgtatccagtggttatttgagttactgttgcctttctatcatcttgaaccagtctggccattctctgacctctgacctctggcatcaacaaggcattttggctcactggatattttctctttttgggaccatcctctgtaaaccctagagatggtatGGTAATAGATGTATGACcaccaagatggctgctgtggtgtgagtgtgtgtcacaAGCTGAAGTCTGCTGGCTCAAACATTTGAATGCTATGGTCCATGTGGGACAAATCTACTACTTTTTCATCTGGTGATATTTCAAGCTACTTGTGGTGCCTAAAGATTGGAGTAAGTTTTTCTTAAACCACAAACTTTTCTTGGTCCATACTGCTTTTCCTCTTTGTGTGGGTGAAGGTGGCAGGCCTCACAATGACCAAGACACTATCTCCCTCCAAACTATCTGGGAGGGAATGCAACAAATAAAACTTGAGATGATCTCACATATGGATTCCAAGCTTGACACTGTTAAAGTTAGCCTCAACAAAATTGAAGGCTCACTCTCTACACTTGGAGAACAAGTTACTGAGCTGGAGCAGAGAGTCAGCTCCAATGAAGACAATGTACAGGACCTGATACAACGTGTCAAAACACTTGAAAATGATAATGCCCACCTGAAAGATCGAGCTGAAGCCGCTGAGAACCGGAGCCGGGCCTCTAACCTGCGCTTCATTAATGTCCCCGAGAAGGCTGAAGGTAGGGACATCCTCAGCTTCATGAACCGCTTGATCCCGCTGCTCCTCGGTGAAGTGAATTTCCCCACTCCTCCTGTCATTGAGCGCTGTCACCGTTCATCCTTCATCAAGCTTAACTCCAGAGCCGGACCAAGGCTGATCCTGGTTTAGTTCCTCCACTTCCAGGACAAGATAAAGATCTTGAAGCTCTCCAGGGAAAAGAAGGAGCTCGTTTTTAATGGAACACGAGTTCTTATCTACCCGGACTTCAGCGCTGCTCATGTCCAGAAAAGTTGGCAGTTTGGCCCATATAAGAAGAAGCTGCGAGATCTGGATTTGACATACTCTATGCTCTTTCCCTGTACGCTGAAGGTGGTCCATGATGGTAAGACAAAACTTCTCTCATtcctcagtcctcacagcttcatcaaagacacactgaacaggtggaaacagaatctgatggagaggactgtggaggaccagaaccagccaggaactcagatccagaaacacatttacaacctgagactgatgacaaGACTGCAGAGTCTTCTGAATCAGAGACTGATGATAGTGACGATGATTGGAAAGAGACCAGATAATCTCAgtcatgtttttgctgtgaacttgtaGCTTCCTGTcagttgttagcagttagcagaaggTTAAACTGTTACAGCGGCGCCTTTTAGATGtcaggatttattcactgtaagctgGTAACAAACTTAGGCCTCTCCAGTTCATGTATTTATAGTATTTGCCAGTCGCATTGgagctccatggtcacaaaatgcgaCTGCGAGTCACAGTTTGGATCTCTCCTGGTCACACTGTCGTTTAACTCATTAAGTTAAACTCTTACAGCTGCGCCGCTAAACATGGATGTCATGGAAACATGAACAAATTTAAGTTGCTTTAAAATgcttgtattttcattttacatatATTCACATCATCTCACATCATAAGGCTGATACTGTATGATTTTTATATtaccatgttttatttttgattgttgttttgttgggCTTAGGTTTGACTCATACGTCACAGCatgcagagctgtgtgtgtgtgtgtgtgcgtgcgtgcactGTGGTTGagctcacgtgtgtgtgtgtgtgtgtgtgtgtgtgtgtgtctgtgtgtgtgtgtctgtgcgcgAGTGGCTTGTTATTTTCTGTCTATCCttgtatgcttttttttatctgttttgctATTGTACTGATTTTTTTACTGTGACCTGCCAAGGGACTACAGACACGAATTAGCTTGAAGCTATAATCTGGTACGGTGCATCAAATGGTGACATTTATGTTTGAGCTGGTACGGTGCATCAAATGGTGACATTTATGTTTGAGCTGTGCATTGtcccttttaaataaataaaagaaaagaaagaaagaaacatgagTCAAACCCTCCCATGTGGCGTTGATGGACAGatactgtcaaacagccaactGTGTTTTGAATTTACTGAAAACCTGTCTGTGGTGTCATCAAAACTGGGCTTGAGAGCGTATAAAAAGAGACAACATTTGGCGATCGTGGCCTTCTTTCAGAGGCCCTGGTCTCTCTGAATCATGTTTTTTTGCTCTGGCAGGAAACTGAACATCAGATTGAATCTTTTATCTTCCTTTGTGAAACTCATAGCTGGTGAAAGTTGACTTGGAGCAGCAGCTGGCCTGTGCTGAAGAGCATCTGCTCTCCTGAGGGACCTGTAATAACTCTCTCACAGGGCCTTGAACAGGAAGCCAAAGCAGTTAATGTCAGCCGGTTTCTGGACTGATctttactgaaaaataaaaagatgcaaATTCAGGTGATACATTTTGACAAAACCAAATTTAAAATCAGATTTCCCTAATTGAAGGGCTTACAAAACCTATCCAGACCAGTTCCAACTATTTTTAAGTTTTTccaaaaatttaattttaacatttatgatttaaataaatttttGCCTTTTACTATATTATTTGTATCTGACGGAAAACACCTGAATTGAGggaataaaaatcattttacaACTTGAGACATTTCTCTCTGAATCTTTATTCCTCGTGAGAAAGCCACAAACACCAAGGACTGGGGTTTTTTCTTCAGAAGCTCACCGGAGAGCACAACTTACATGGACTCACTgtctttattgtgtgttttgaatcaactaaactttacagcacttcacagaaacctcactgctgactagtgttctggagatgtaactgcagagtgatgCAGACACCACCGCACAAGCAGAGCCGTAGAATCACAAAGGAGGATAAGGGccatgttaaagaaaaacatctcAGAGTTCGAGACTTAAGTCGTAAATCTACAAGATTAAACTTGTAATTTTAGCagaaaaaagtcacagattaAAACCGTAAAGTCTGGTTACATGGTATAAAAAGCGTCAAAGTGTGTACGAGTGTGCTGGGGGTGACAGTAATATTTGTTTTAGCAGTACCGAAGTAATATAATCCACTACCAACAAGATTTTGggagaaattacatttacagtgtcacgtaacattttaacacatctgggttatgtcttgttttttccTCGTCCCTGTTTAACACATCTGGGTTCATGGTATGTGCATTAGTATGTTgaatgtttccattcacatcccctccaactgcagagcaacaccagCACACAGTCACATTGTTGGAAACAATCTTCCAtcgtctttttttatttggttcATGGTTTTTCCAGAACTTTGACAATGTAATAAAGTACAGGGGGCGCCCACTCCATCcgctaagccaccgacaccctgTGGAAGTTTCCTTTGATTCTTGTTCAGCTGTAATCTGATGGGGTCCAAACACACTGGGCAGCGACTCAAAATCAATCACAAAAATATCGTACAGACTGGTAAAATTTTTGCTTATAATTATGTCATTCTGTCAATATTTGGCTGAGGTTAATTGAACTGCTGTAAAATGACTTCCGATTCACGTAATCTCCTTCATTCTCAGATGGAGCTATTATGGGATGTTGAGTCCCATAAATGAGCCAATTACACCACAGAATCTTTGCGTTTATGAAAAGTATTCATGAATCATTGCATCATGTATCCACGGAGATTAATTTGCTATTAAAACTGACAAACCTGCAATTCTGTGGaattccttttttcttttttaaagattgttttttgggcttttgttgcctttaatgGCAAGACAGCATAGCGttaagggggagagagagggggaatgacGCACAGTTAGAGAGTgcaggctggaattgaacccgCGGCCGCTGCAACAAAGTCCCCGTGACCCGTGGAACCTGTCTTTGATGATCCTTTTTGATGTATGCCCCGGGAAAACTGCTAAAACGGGCAAAAatcttttcagagccagagtcacTTTTCTTACGGCCCAACAAATTGCTGTCTTGCTGATGTGCTCAGTGTTTctgatgttataaagaaaagaatcaaagggcaatgcataaaatttgctccgatgataatgtaaatccatgatgtgtaatatttgatatatgTGAGAACAGATCGTTAGATAAATGATAGAGTGACACTCCACCGGGGAGACATCCATATCATCATCTCCTGACGCAGCAGCCCCTGAATAAACTGTGCCTCAATGTCCACAACTTCATTCACAAAGGACACGCCATGTCTCTCCTTTCTGCTACACGCTCAGCAGGCGATCAGCCTCAGGCTTAGATGCAAGCCAgcagtttccctcatctcagaacattaacatactcagagttttcactaatcctgctctctgaaatagggcccaggtgtTCTCTGAGGACGGCTCAGGTTGTGGTTGAAAGAGTCAGGGACAAAAACTTAGTCGGAGTTAAAGAATGAATGTTCAAACTCAATGAGTATCAGTATTtaagaggtgttttttttttttttttttttttttaaatattctttaTTTCACATTTCCTTCAGGGGTTACAAACAAATTGTGATACAGATGAATAAAAGATATGCagaaaattacaccaaaaataGGATATAATAGAATCTTTATCTCAGAGCACAAATTTAGGGTTTTCACAGTGTTTCTACTGCTTGAGGTAAATAAAGTCCTGATATGGGATTCTGCTTATTTTCAAAGGTACGAGAAGTGTTTTCTCTCAGTAATTCCGGTGTTACACttcaggacttttattttgaagttcagTATTTCATCTGCTCCGGAAGCTGTGTGCCTCACTGTGACCAACGTCACATTAGTTTAACAAGATGGCGTCCAGTAGAAACGTGTGTTAGCagagtgtctttgttgtgtttttaaagtgtgaacatgtctaaagtccaaatgctgagatcgttggtgaagcagcgactaactgcggctgctgaagagatatttgggctggttgaaagaacgatagcagagtacgaggaggaactttgtcgatcaaaagaggagaacgagCGACANNNNNNNNNNNNNNNNNNNNNNNNNNNNNNNNNNNNNNNNNNNNNNNNNNNNNNNNNNNNNNNNNNNNNNNNNNNNNNNNNNNNNNNNNNNNNNNNNNNNNNNNNNNNNNNNNNNNNNNNNNNNNNNNNNNNNNNNNNNNNNNNNNNNNNNNNNNNNNNNNNNNNNNNNNNNNNNNNNNNNNNNNNNNNNNNNNNNNNNNNNNNNNNNNNNNNNNNNNNNNNNNNNNNNNNNNNNNNNNNNNNNNNNNNNNNcgttagcttctgtggtgccgttagcttctctggtgtcgttagcttctgtggtgtcgttagcttctctggtgccgttagcttctctggtgtcgttagcttctctggtgccgttagcttctgtggtgcagttagcttctgtggtgccgttagcttctccggtgtcgttagcttctgtggtgccGTTAgtttctctggtgtcgttagcttctctggtgtcgttagcttctctggtgtcgttagcttctgtggtgccgttagcttcggtggtgccgttagcttctgtggtgtcgttagcttctgtggtgccGTTAgtttctctggtgtcgttagcttctgtggtgccGTTAgtttctctggtgtcgttagcttctctggtgccgttagcttctttGGTGCCGTTAGCGTGTTACACATGGCGAAGTACGAACAGTtgcaaacacaagtacacaaatcagcttcactataactcgcagcattcacagacaaacacttgtcttaatctggacacattttccccacaaatgcaacatgctaatgtttttagcacaagcctatggcattttacactctataacaaaggtaacgttagaaaatttggctccattacagctcacaaggttcaccaacaaaacaactgttttatactaaacacgttttccaaacaaatacaacatgctaatgtaattagcataagcctatggcacTTTACATTGTATAAGGTAGCCTGGCGACAAgcgagatttcctctgctcatatgaaaccaAGATAAATCATACACAAGACGTATGCAGGATTTATACCTATGCGTCAAATCCACGCCGTACCTACGCCACAGTCTCTGTGTTGAGGAACAGCAGTTTTGGCACTTTGTGTTCATCCTCAGAGGCTGTGGCTTGATTTCTACAAACAAATGCCATGTTCTGGCATGTCAGTTAGTATAATTACTATTTTTTTGCAGTTTATCAAGTATAATAAAGTGTTTACATATCTGAGACAGTGTCTTAAATATTCTCTGACTTCTCTCAGGAAATCTTGTCCAGGTTTGACAAGTCTAAGTATAGTGGTTTTTGACCTGGACCTGGTTTAATGTGATCTTCCCATATAGAATGAAGGTTTCACAAAcctgaaactgtgttttaaataatatttagcCTCTTTAGGATAATTTAGACAGAAGAATAGACCTTTATTATTGTTGCAGAAGTACAATGAAATTGGGTGGCTctccttaaaaaaaaccctgattaCAAAATAAGGTGGATCACTATGACAATGAATGTAATTAATGTAACAATTGTATCTATATctatctgtgtatatatatatttatatatatatatatatatatatatttatacgaAAAGGAtgtaaaaaacatacaaaacaaaacattgccCACATGTTTCATTGCACATAATGCTAATGGACGACAGTATCATATTGCACAAGAGATCACGGTGTATGTTAAGTGTTCATATTGAGTGCAGTGATGGCTCTGGGATATAAACAGTTTttcagcctgtctgtctgtgatttAAAGGCTCTCCGAGTCTTCCTGAGCTTGAGaggtttttgtcacatacagcaaactcTCCTCAcaatccgctagctacatgtcctctgaatatgctgtgaaaaagtctggtctctgtaggcagcccaggctccgcgaCTCATTCACTTAAAGTCTGAACGGGTGAGTGAACACTGTGAAGCTGTTTGATGCTCAGAGATCTGTAGTTCAGTAAGGATTTTTTGAGCTGTGATGTGAATGAACGACAACATTTCTCtgtaacatctgtgtgtttcctgtttcctgcagacgtccagcagctgttggtggttaaagaagaggttccccctgagcagcaggagtggagctccagtgtggaccaggaggacccagagcccccacacattaaagaggaacaggaggaactctggatcagtcaggagggagagcagcttcaagggctggaggaggccGATATTCCCGAGTTCCCTTTTACTATTGTCCCTGTGGAGagtgaagatgaagaggaggaaccTCAGacctcacagcttcatcaaagacTCATTGAGCAGATGGGAACAGAAGCTGatggagaggactgtggaggaccagaaccagccaggaactcagatccagatacacatttacaacctgagactgatgacagtgaCGATGATTGGACAGAGACCAGAGAGTATCAGTCAGGTTTTAACTTTCTGGAAAGTTATGAAGTCCCCGTAAGTGATTCACGTGTTAATTTGAAACCATTtcgctgctctgagtgtgggagaAGATTTGGTCACAGCGGGAATCTGAAGACACACATGAGGAcgcatacaggagagaaaccattcagctgctctgtgtgtgggaAAAAATTTGCAGAAAGTGGAAATCTGAAGATACACATGAGAATTCATACAGGGGAGAAACCGTtttgctgctctgagtgtgggaaaagattttaCCACAAGACACACCTGAAGAGACACATGATCACTCACACAGGGGAAAAACCTTTCAGCTGCCTAGTTTGTAAGAAATCATTCACACAGAGTGGAAATTTGTACACTCACATGCGAAGCCACACAGATGAAACACCATTTGGCTGCTCTGAGTATGGGAAGAGATTGGGCCCCAGGACACATCTGAAGCAAGACAGCAGCTCTGATACAGGAGAAAAACCTTTCAGTTGCCCAGCTGAGAAATCTTTTTCAGTGAGTGAACATTTACAGACACACATGATGATCCACACAGCAGAGACACCAttcagctgcagtgtttgtgaCCAAAGATTCACTTGGCCTCATCAACTCAGAGACCATCAGTGTGATATTCATCAGTCTGATCGGACTCATGAAAGTCGGACTGAGGAGAAGGGAGAGGCAGAGCctccagccagcagctcagctgaacagatggaaacagaagcagaccgagaggactgtggaggaccagaaccagccaggaGCTCAGATCCAGAAGCATATTTACAGCCTGAGACTGATGACAAGGCTGGAGAGTCTTCTGAACTTGAGACTGAACACTGATGGTGGTTGTACGCAGACCGATGAACCTCAGTTATGTATAAACCCATTTAAAAATGATGAAGTCCCATTCTGTCTTATGACACTTACTACTGGCTAAAAAACTGAAATTGCTCTGAGTGTTGTAAGAGATTTGTCTGCTGGAGTCTGAAGGAACACAAGAATTCATACAGGAAAGAGACCATTGAGTTGCTCAGTGTATGAGCTTGAGCTGGTTTGATTATATGCAAACTGGCTTAATCGGCTTTTGTCATTTCAACATAACCCGACCAATTAAACAGTAGCTTACACAAGCAACCAGTGTTGACGGCGTCACGTCGCTAAGTCCAACTTGTACTGTACTAGTAATAAGCAATAAAACAACTTTCTTAACATAATATTAAGTGTATAAACAGACTAACAGAGCCACAAGAGTCCAGCAAGCCATGCACAATTTACTGCCGAACCCAGGCTGGTGTTGGTAACATGAAGGAGATTGAATTTCAGAAGAGGTGGGACGGACAGAGCAGCGCACACTGTTTGTTTATAGGagagttcatgtgttttttgagtGATGAGAGGATACATGACAGAGTTGGTCTCAAGAAATTTAGAACTGCGCCAGTAtcgccccgtttccaccaaacactttcagtatggtacctttggaaccagcagtaacccttcagacatggtacctagaccctcggtctgttcatacagtcctcttaaatgtgggcggggttgttgtcactcactgctccgtccagcactcgctgtatttcctcatcagtacctggtttatcgtccacagaacgaagctgcacgcccacattttcagaacaaaacagaacaggctgcagtgagagtctctctccatgggatatttaaaaatagcagctttgtgcatttagtccttctcaggcaagctcaggggtttagtgtcgctgtagcccacaggaacaacactctacagcgcttttttttttctccgagtgaggattagaatatatgcagtacACGAAACTAATATGATTAATATATacaaacacttgaagatccactcattactaaaagtgtgtgtcatataaaaactaaagtgatggtcaaagttgtcacagtgaaatttaaggtgtgctgatggattcacgtcatcaactcatgcattgagtaacattacaagttaacgttccaccttaaaagttgccggcagtcggcccagtgaatgaagttattttttctcagtctacagctttGAGAAAGCTAGTCAACACAGCGTattgtgttcacagctccaccttttagtaccagatctgtgtgctaggtaccccaacagaggggggaccaaacatggggacgttAGGGAACAggtccattggtaccatccacaacttttcactgtggaaaaagaaaaaaagcgcACCGAGCTGAACTGAACCacactgctcggtggaaacggggcgtATGGATTTGGAGCTGACGAGGTGTCTAAGCTGGCTGCACATGACGAGCTGAACTTTCATTAGATGCTGCGTTGCTCGCTTTGAAAGCACTACAATAGATGAAGAAcggctgattcatgaagttgaaatgaggaattatctCCAAGATGCCTTCTCATTTCACCACAGAAACATAGCTGAACGTTTCTGGTAAACTAAAACACTATTGCTAAAAACAAGCAATGCTACTTGCAGTTAGCTATACTGTATGCCATTTCGAGTAAATGTCTCGGTATCAGAtgtgttttttggtttaaaaggTGATGTTACAAATGAGGGAAGATAGCAAGTAAGCTACTCACCAATCTGTGAAGTGGTGAggtctccagtctgatctcgAGGACACAGCTGATAGTTATGTGTTTAACAGAAGTGCACATTCAATGGAtgcagtgtggacagagatCTCCGATATTACGCC
Proteins encoded in this region:
- the LOC126404372 gene encoding gastrula zinc finger protein XlCGF57.1-like, giving the protein TDVQQLLVVKEEVPPEQQEWSSSVDQEDPEPPHIKEEQEELWISQEGEQLQGLEEADIPEFPFTIVPVESEDEEEEPQTSQLHQRLIEQMGTEADGEDCGGPEPARNSDPDTHLQPETDDSDDDWTETREYQSGFNFLESYEVPVSDSRVNLKPFRCSECGRRFGHSGNLKTHMRTHTGEKPFSCSVCGKKFAESGNLKIHMRIHTGEKPFCCSECGKRFYHKTHLKRHMITHTGEKPFSCLVCKKSFTQSGNLYTHMRSHTDETPFGCSEYGKRLGPRTHLKQDSSSDTGEKPFSCPAEKSFSVSEHLQTHMMIHTAETPFSCSVCDQRFTWPHQLRDHQCDIHQSDRTHESRTEEKGEAEPPASSSAEQMETEADREDCGGPEPARSSDPEAYLQPETDDKAGESSELETEH